Proteins found in one Brachypodium distachyon strain Bd21 chromosome 5, Brachypodium_distachyon_v3.0, whole genome shotgun sequence genomic segment:
- the LOC112269361 gene encoding uncharacterized protein LOC112269361: protein MARPCNECNKFNVLCKCPEACHSVFTITMVEGCGNFAVVPQFFKDRLNDFAENFFVVVDCHGFEYDFHIQIGTDATLLCGAYWKLFAKTHKLKPGASVHFSAVEDGDAFSAVLVGQPNDVVLHATLFGLREVSADVRNLFHSTVFKNMADLTDREVRRVLKILDGLDAPEFFEREIIVQKMTDLDLASRVLVIPCKSKNVPRIPTSWYGNFSSERLSNKFMALAYSTTNACDTVIHQGWEDLCICHGIRSGSVLMFEVGNAAKLFVQVYIVNL from the exons ATGGCGCGCCCTTGCAATGAGTGCAACAAGTTCAATGTACTGTGCAAATGCCCTGAGGCTTGCCATTCAGTCTTCACAATCACCATGGTTGAAGGGTGTGGCAATTTTGCG GTTGTTCCCCAGTTCTTCAAGGATCGCCTGAACGATTTTGCGGAGAACTTCTTTGTTGTTGTGGACTGCCATGGGTTCGAGTACGACTTCCACATCCAAATTGGGACTGACGCCACCTTGCTATGTGGTGCTTATTGGAAACTGTTTGCAAAGACCCACAAATTGAAACCTGGTGCTAGTGTGCACTTCTCTGCCGTGGAGGATGGGGATGCTTTCAGTGCTGTGTTAGTGGGGCAACCAAATGATGTTGTGCTGCATGCTACCCTTTTTG GACTACGTGAGGTCAGTGCTGATGTGCGCAATCTCTTCCACTCCACTGTATTCAAGAACATGGCCGACCTAACCGATCGTGAAGTACGAAGGGTTCTGAAAATATTAGATGGATTGGATGCACCCGAGTTTTTCGAACGCGAGATCATCGTTCAGAAGATGACTGATCTTGATTTGGCTTCCCGAGTACTT GTTATCCCATGCAAGAGCAAGAATGTGCCGAGGATTCCCACTTCTTGGTATGGCAATTTCAGTTCTGAAAGGCTAAGCAACAAATTCATGGCACTGGCGTACTCAACGACCAACGCATGCGACACTGTGATCCACCAGGGGTGGGAGGATTTATGCATTTGCCACGGGATCAGGAGCGGCAGCGTCCTTATGTTTGAGGTGGGCAATGCAGCAAAATTGTTTGTTCAAGTTTACATTGTCAATCTCTGA